One window of Cupriavidus oxalaticus genomic DNA carries:
- a CDS encoding alpha/beta fold hydrolase — translation MSTQAVPATALNTSTTAAKPFQSIWADLRGVSFTQGWLDAGGIQTRYLHAGDRSKPALILLHGVGGHAEAYVRNLKAHAEHFDVWAIDMIGHGWTDKPDGPREVSAYVDHVIRVLDALDIERASFSGESLGGWVASQLAIDHPGRVERLVLNTAGGSQADPVVMERLKTLSMRAVEDPSWDFIKARVEWLMADKSKVFDDLVATRQAIYAQPGMVEAQRGNMVLQDMETRQRNILRAGDYGRIQAPTLVLWTSDDPTADVSEGRRIATMIPGALFTVMDGCGHWPQFEDADTFNRIQLNFLLGKPVPEATAV, via the coding sequence ATGTCGACGCAAGCCGTCCCGGCCACCGCCCTCAATACGTCCACCACTGCCGCCAAGCCGTTCCAGAGCATCTGGGCCGACCTGCGCGGCGTCAGCTTCACCCAGGGCTGGCTCGATGCCGGCGGCATCCAGACACGCTACCTGCACGCCGGCGACCGCAGCAAGCCCGCGCTGATCCTGCTGCACGGCGTCGGCGGCCACGCCGAAGCCTATGTGCGCAACCTGAAGGCGCATGCCGAACACTTCGACGTCTGGGCCATCGACATGATCGGCCACGGCTGGACCGACAAGCCCGATGGCCCGCGCGAGGTGTCTGCCTATGTCGACCACGTGATCCGCGTGCTCGATGCGCTCGACATCGAACGCGCCTCGTTCAGCGGCGAATCGCTGGGCGGCTGGGTCGCCTCGCAGTTGGCGATCGACCATCCCGGTCGTGTCGAGCGCCTGGTACTGAACACCGCCGGCGGCTCGCAGGCCGACCCCGTGGTGATGGAACGCCTGAAGACGTTGTCGATGCGCGCGGTCGAAGACCCGAGCTGGGACTTCATCAAGGCGCGCGTGGAATGGCTGATGGCCGACAAGTCCAAGGTCTTCGACGACCTCGTCGCCACGCGCCAGGCGATCTATGCGCAGCCCGGCATGGTCGAGGCGCAGCGCGGCAACATGGTGCTGCAGGACATGGAGACGCGCCAGCGCAACATCCTGCGCGCCGGCGACTATGGCCGCATCCAGGCGCCGACGCTGGTGCTGTGGACCTCCGACGATCCCACCGCAGATGTCTCGGAAGGACGGCGCATCGCCACCATGATTCCCGGCGCGCTGTTCACGGTGATGGATGGCTGCGGCCACTGGCCGCAGTTCGAGGATGCCGACACCTTCAACCGCATCCAGCTGAACTTCCTGCTCGGCAAGCCGGTGCCCGAGGCCACCGCGGTCTGA
- a CDS encoding DNA-binding transcriptional regulator — protein sequence MALERDAIYANVRGLTRGLDVLRALNRMESGRATAQQLAQETGLHRTTVRRLLETLVAQGFVRRSESDDTFRLTLQVRALSEGFTDDEWISTTAAPLMGELLQQVVWPSDLTTPDGDAMIIRETTHRFSPLSFHRAMVGRRLPMLLTASGRAYFANCTEAEQESIVAMLRSGAGGEHQAALASDAQFVQNLVKRVRQDGFSTNHGDWSEQRNISAIAVPLRAGERVLGSLNVVYLSRALKPAEAEAKFVAPLAGIAGKIAAGMAGA from the coding sequence ATGGCGCTGGAACGGGATGCCATTTACGCCAATGTCAGGGGGCTGACGCGTGGCCTGGATGTGCTGCGGGCGCTGAACCGCATGGAAAGCGGGCGCGCGACGGCCCAGCAACTCGCGCAGGAGACGGGGCTGCATCGCACCACCGTACGGCGCCTGCTGGAGACGCTGGTGGCGCAGGGCTTCGTTCGTCGCAGCGAGTCGGACGACACCTTCCGCCTGACGCTGCAGGTGCGCGCGCTCAGCGAAGGCTTCACCGACGACGAATGGATCTCCACCACCGCCGCGCCGCTGATGGGCGAACTGCTGCAGCAAGTGGTATGGCCCTCCGACCTGACCACCCCCGACGGCGACGCGATGATCATCCGCGAGACCACGCACCGCTTCAGCCCGCTGTCGTTCCACCGCGCCATGGTGGGGCGGCGGCTGCCGATGCTGCTGACGGCGTCGGGGCGCGCCTACTTTGCCAACTGCACCGAGGCCGAGCAGGAGAGCATCGTCGCGATGCTGCGCTCAGGTGCCGGGGGCGAGCACCAGGCCGCGCTCGCCAGCGATGCGCAGTTCGTGCAGAACCTGGTGAAGCGTGTGCGGCAGGATGGCTTCAGCACCAATCATGGCGACTGGAGCGAGCAGCGCAACATCAGCGCCATTGCCGTGCCGCTGCGCGCGGGGGAACGCGTGCTCGGAAGCCTGAACGTGGTCTACCTGTCGCGCGCGCTCAAGCCGGCTGAGGCGGAGGCGAAGTTTGTGGCGCCGCTGGCTGGCATTGCGGGCAAGATCGCGGCGGGTATGGCTGGCGCCTGA
- a CDS encoding alkaline phosphatase D family protein codes for MDRRQFLKWGSFMTVTIATGGLTACGGGDDGDEPDTGNPENFNFVHGVASGDPKPDSVVVWTRVEGNNGKRPVVVRLQVSTQQDFAPQSLLVNEPLMARPEWDYTIRNKVTGLTAGTRYFYRFLLGNRASTVGRTRTAAAAGTPLSQLRFAFVSCQDWNANHWAGMEELVQQDLDFIVHVGDYIYEAVPGGSRAGLVEDRHTALQLPNGTVLPDASVYATTLDDYRYLYRSYRSDTRLQALHAAFPMIAIWDDHEFSDNCWQDRQTYDSDDDQTPRTARRRAASQAWFEYLPADVSLDTSNPSFQNIQIYRSFTFGNLATLLMTDERLYRANHVMPEETIGRTVGSLYLVPADTLAATEAQKISAAGNALTPVSMLGDTQRAWWQDRVGGANTTWKLWGNQLSLLRMQVDVTKAIADLIARALVQAHSALSSLQSAIASALESDLATAKAAGTYANLAYTELRNLLSQAGIDAAAFDANIRPLIESRLPAISLLDRFILNTDQWDGFNAERKNLMAFLKANSVRNVVALSGDIHGFFGGQVMDDYDAASPMPVMVDLVTAGLSSNSLLSSFRAIVDNDQEFAALRELVYSDVGGVLFNAFDNTLRAFNSWIRHADTNAEGYALVTLTPDKLSCTYHTLKSISGGVAPALPATASTRVLEVAAGTADVNVL; via the coding sequence ATGGATCGACGCCAGTTCCTGAAGTGGGGAAGTTTCATGACCGTCACGATCGCCACCGGCGGCCTGACCGCCTGCGGCGGCGGTGACGACGGCGATGAGCCCGATACCGGCAATCCGGAAAACTTCAATTTCGTACATGGCGTCGCCTCGGGAGATCCCAAGCCTGACAGCGTGGTGGTGTGGACCCGCGTCGAAGGCAACAACGGCAAGCGGCCCGTGGTGGTACGCCTGCAAGTCTCGACGCAGCAGGATTTCGCGCCGCAATCGCTGCTGGTCAACGAGCCGCTGATGGCCCGTCCGGAATGGGACTACACCATTCGCAACAAGGTCACGGGACTCACCGCCGGCACGCGCTATTTTTACCGCTTCCTGCTCGGCAACCGCGCCAGCACCGTGGGCCGCACGCGCACCGCCGCTGCGGCCGGCACGCCGCTGTCGCAGCTGCGCTTTGCCTTTGTCAGCTGCCAGGACTGGAACGCCAACCATTGGGCCGGCATGGAAGAACTGGTGCAGCAGGACCTGGACTTCATCGTCCACGTGGGCGACTACATCTACGAAGCGGTGCCCGGCGGCTCGCGCGCCGGCCTGGTGGAAGACCGCCACACCGCGCTGCAGCTGCCCAACGGCACGGTGCTGCCGGATGCCAGCGTCTACGCCACCACGCTCGACGACTACCGTTACCTGTACCGCAGCTACCGCAGCGATACCCGCTTGCAGGCGCTGCACGCGGCCTTCCCGATGATCGCGATCTGGGACGACCATGAGTTCTCGGACAACTGCTGGCAGGACCGCCAGACCTATGACTCGGACGACGACCAGACGCCACGCACCGCGCGCCGGCGCGCGGCCAGCCAGGCCTGGTTCGAATACCTGCCCGCAGACGTCAGCCTCGACACCAGCAACCCGTCGTTCCAGAACATCCAGATCTACCGTTCTTTCACCTTCGGCAACCTGGCGACGCTGCTGATGACCGACGAGCGCCTGTACCGCGCCAACCACGTCATGCCGGAGGAAACCATCGGCCGCACCGTGGGCAGCCTGTACCTCGTTCCCGCCGACACGCTGGCCGCCACCGAGGCGCAGAAGATCAGCGCCGCCGGCAATGCGCTGACGCCGGTATCGATGCTCGGCGACACGCAGCGCGCATGGTGGCAGGACCGCGTGGGCGGGGCGAATACCACGTGGAAGCTGTGGGGCAACCAGCTGTCGCTGCTGCGCATGCAGGTCGACGTCACCAAGGCCATCGCCGACCTGATCGCGCGGGCGCTGGTGCAGGCCCACAGTGCGCTGTCATCGCTGCAATCCGCCATCGCCAGCGCGCTGGAAAGCGACCTGGCCACGGCCAAGGCGGCTGGCACCTATGCCAACCTGGCGTACACCGAATTGCGCAACCTGCTGTCGCAGGCCGGCATCGATGCGGCGGCCTTTGACGCCAACATCCGCCCGCTGATCGAAAGCCGGCTGCCGGCGATCTCGCTGCTCGACCGGTTTATCCTCAATACCGACCAGTGGGACGGCTTCAATGCCGAGCGCAAGAACCTGATGGCGTTCCTGAAGGCCAACAGCGTGCGCAACGTGGTGGCGCTGAGCGGCGACATCCATGGGTTCTTCGGCGGCCAGGTCATGGACGACTACGATGCGGCCTCGCCCATGCCGGTGATGGTCGACCTGGTCACCGCGGGGTTGTCCAGCAATTCGCTGCTGAGTTCGTTCCGCGCTATCGTCGACAACGACCAGGAATTCGCCGCGTTGCGCGAACTGGTTTACAGCGACGTGGGCGGTGTGCTGTTCAACGCGTTCGACAACACGCTGCGCGCCTTCAATTCCTGGATCCGCCACGCCGACACCAACGCGGAAGGATACGCGCTGGTGACGCTGACGCCGGACAAGCTCAGCTGCACGTACCATACGCTGAAGTCCATCAGCGGCGGCGTCGCACCGGCGCTGCCGGCGACCGCAAGCACGCGGGTGCTTGAAGTGGCGGCAGGCACGGCGGATGTGAATGTGCTGTAG
- a CDS encoding citryl-CoA lyase, with protein sequence MSGIGQPSNAGKDGKDDMDPGQRLSQDWWHTGIIDMKPGEIRYRGYPIEQLIGRVSFAQMIWLMLRGELPGPGQGELLDAALMAAVDHGPQAPSIAIARMAATCGVGLNNAMASAVNVLGDVHGGAGEQAVALYQDVAARIDNGSSMDDAVAAALHGYRDLHGKFVSGFGHRFHPVDPRAPRLLALVEQAAADGVVTGRCASIARAIEQALSAGRSKAIPMNIDGATAVIYAELGFPAPLARGLFCLSRSVGILAHAWEQTCQGGRNKGPIPRQFLWTYDGAPQRDVP encoded by the coding sequence ATGAGCGGCATCGGCCAACCCAGCAACGCCGGCAAGGACGGCAAGGACGACATGGACCCGGGCCAGCGCCTGTCGCAGGACTGGTGGCACACCGGCATCATCGACATGAAGCCCGGCGAGATCCGCTACCGCGGCTATCCCATCGAGCAGTTGATCGGCCGCGTTTCGTTCGCGCAGATGATCTGGCTGATGCTGCGCGGCGAACTGCCGGGCCCGGGCCAGGGCGAACTGCTCGACGCCGCACTGATGGCCGCGGTCGACCATGGCCCGCAGGCACCTAGCATCGCCATCGCGCGCATGGCAGCCACCTGTGGCGTGGGGCTGAACAATGCGATGGCGTCGGCGGTCAACGTGCTGGGCGATGTGCATGGCGGCGCCGGCGAGCAGGCGGTGGCGCTGTATCAGGACGTCGCCGCGCGCATCGACAACGGCAGCAGCATGGACGATGCCGTCGCCGCGGCACTGCATGGCTACCGCGACCTGCACGGCAAGTTCGTTTCTGGCTTTGGCCACCGCTTCCATCCTGTCGACCCACGCGCACCGCGGCTGCTTGCGCTGGTCGAACAAGCCGCTGCCGATGGCGTCGTCACCGGGCGCTGTGCGTCGATCGCGCGCGCGATCGAACAGGCACTGTCCGCCGGACGCAGCAAAGCCATTCCGATGAATATCGATGGCGCCACCGCGGTCATCTATGCCGAGCTGGGCTTCCCCGCCCCGCTGGCCCGCGGCCTGTTCTGCCTGTCGCGCTCGGTCGGCATCCTTGCGCACGCGTGGGAGCAGACCTGCCAGGGCGGGCGCAACAAGGGACCCATCCCGCGCCAGTTCCTGTGGACCTATGACGGCGCGCCGCAGCGCGACGTGCCTTAG
- a CDS encoding CaiB/BaiF CoA transferase family protein, whose amino-acid sequence MQKPLRNIRVLDLTNVLAGPFCCHQLAHLGAEVIKVETPGTGDLARQLGADAELNQRLMGVSFLAQNPGKQSVTINLKHARGKEVFRKLVRSADVVVENFRPGVMDRLGLGYETLRQENPRLVYCAISGFGQDGPLAELPAYDQIIQGMSGVMSITGDPQTAPYRVGYPVSDTIGGLTAAFAVAASLADHQRTEGYFIDVSMLEATLATMGWVVSNHLIAGKAPVPMGNENMTASPSGTFRTGDGLLNIAANKQEQFEAVCRVVGRPDLAGDTRFAQRQARLANRAALTEALEAELAKKPATDWWPLLNAAGVPAGPVLDVPGTLAHPQVRDRGMIGEFAEVPGVGRDIRVVRTGFKLNREAPAVDAPPPELGQHTRQVLESLGYSSTDIDQLSQERAI is encoded by the coding sequence ATGCAAAAGCCCTTGCGCAACATCCGCGTGCTCGACCTCACCAACGTGCTGGCCGGCCCGTTCTGCTGCCACCAGCTCGCCCACCTGGGCGCCGAGGTCATCAAGGTGGAAACGCCGGGCACCGGCGACCTCGCGCGCCAGCTGGGCGCGGATGCCGAGCTGAACCAGCGCCTGATGGGCGTCTCCTTCCTGGCACAGAACCCCGGCAAGCAGTCGGTGACCATCAATCTCAAGCACGCTCGCGGCAAGGAAGTGTTCCGCAAGCTGGTGCGCAGCGCCGACGTGGTGGTCGAGAACTTCCGCCCCGGCGTGATGGACCGGCTTGGGCTCGGCTACGAGACGCTCAGGCAGGAGAACCCGCGGCTGGTCTATTGCGCGATCTCCGGCTTCGGCCAGGACGGGCCGCTGGCGGAACTGCCGGCCTATGACCAGATCATCCAGGGCATGTCGGGCGTGATGAGCATCACCGGCGATCCGCAGACGGCGCCCTACCGCGTCGGCTATCCGGTGTCCGACACCATTGGCGGCCTGACCGCCGCGTTTGCAGTGGCGGCATCGCTGGCGGACCACCAGCGCACCGAGGGCTATTTCATCGACGTATCGATGCTTGAGGCCACGCTGGCCACGATGGGCTGGGTGGTCTCCAACCACCTGATCGCCGGCAAGGCGCCGGTGCCGATGGGCAACGAGAACATGACCGCGAGCCCGTCGGGCACCTTCCGCACCGGCGACGGGCTGCTCAATATCGCCGCCAACAAGCAGGAGCAGTTCGAGGCGGTGTGCCGCGTGGTCGGCCGTCCCGACCTGGCGGGCGATACGCGCTTCGCGCAGCGGCAGGCGCGGCTCGCCAACCGCGCTGCGTTGACCGAAGCACTGGAAGCGGAGCTGGCGAAGAAGCCGGCCACCGATTGGTGGCCGCTGCTGAATGCCGCCGGCGTCCCCGCCGGCCCGGTGCTCGATGTGCCCGGCACGCTGGCGCATCCGCAGGTGCGCGACCGCGGCATGATCGGCGAATTTGCCGAAGTGCCCGGCGTGGGCCGCGACATCCGCGTGGTGCGCACCGGCTTCAAGCTCAACCGCGAGGCCCCGGCAGTGGATGCGCCGCCGCCAGAGCTGGGCCAGCACACGCGCCAGGTGCTGGAAAGCCTGGGCTACAGCAGCACGGACATCGACCAACTCAGCCAGGAGCGCGCAATATGA
- a CDS encoding Bug family tripartite tricarboxylate transporter substrate binding protein produces MTRRSLPSPMLAKPTRALVRAVACCALPALLAAGAGVAHAADAYPAQPVRLIVPFPPAGGTDVLSRLVFNKIGMATKWNVVVENRAGAGGNIGLDSVAKAKPDGYTLGMGQTANLAINPTLYPRMPYNAQKDFTPVVLVAAQPVVLIVRNDAPYKTVADLVAAAKAKQLSMASAGTGTVGHLTGEMFARRAGIRMLHVPYKGASPALTDLMGGQTDFYFATPPIAMPMIKAGKVRALAVTSAKRMPLLSAVPTVAESGYAGFQAEDWKALVAPAGTPPEVVARLNAEVNKALAQADTVSKLREEGSEPRGGTARELGAFIQSENMRWGEIVRQSGARVE; encoded by the coding sequence ATGACCCGCCGATCCCTTCCTTCCCCGATGCTTGCAAAGCCGACGCGCGCGCTGGTTCGCGCCGTTGCCTGCTGCGCGCTGCCGGCGCTGCTTGCCGCCGGCGCCGGCGTCGCCCATGCCGCCGACGCCTATCCCGCGCAACCGGTCCGCCTCATCGTGCCCTTCCCGCCGGCCGGCGGCACCGACGTGCTGTCGCGGCTGGTCTTCAACAAGATCGGCATGGCGACCAAGTGGAACGTGGTGGTGGAAAACCGCGCTGGCGCCGGTGGCAATATCGGGCTCGACAGCGTGGCCAAGGCAAAGCCCGACGGCTACACCCTGGGCATGGGCCAGACCGCCAACCTGGCGATCAACCCCACGCTGTACCCCAGGATGCCCTACAACGCGCAGAAGGATTTCACGCCCGTGGTACTGGTAGCGGCACAGCCGGTGGTGCTGATCGTGCGCAACGACGCCCCCTACAAGACGGTCGCCGACCTGGTGGCCGCGGCCAAGGCGAAGCAGCTGTCGATGGCGTCTGCAGGCACCGGCACGGTCGGCCACCTGACCGGCGAGATGTTCGCGCGGCGCGCCGGCATCAGGATGCTGCATGTTCCCTACAAGGGCGCCTCGCCGGCGCTGACCGACCTGATGGGCGGGCAGACCGACTTCTATTTCGCCACGCCGCCGATCGCAATGCCCATGATCAAGGCTGGAAAGGTCCGCGCGCTGGCGGTGACCTCGGCCAAGCGCATGCCGCTGCTGTCCGCCGTGCCTACCGTTGCCGAGTCGGGCTACGCCGGCTTCCAGGCGGAAGACTGGAAGGCGCTGGTGGCGCCGGCCGGCACGCCGCCCGAGGTGGTGGCGCGGCTGAATGCCGAAGTCAACAAGGCGCTGGCGCAGGCCGACACCGTCAGCAAGCTGCGCGAGGAAGGCAGCGAGCCGCGCGGCGGCACCGCCAGGGAGCTCGGCGCCTTTATCCAGAGCGAGAACATGCGCTGGGGCGAGATCGTGCGCCAGTCCGGCGCGCGCGTCGAATAG
- a CDS encoding IclR family transcriptional regulator, with protein sequence MEDNQPAQPAGAPDTSSGVAVLDRAFAILGAFGPTDERLSLTELSRRTDLYKSTVLRLLAALEHGGYIRKLDDGQYAIGPQPLRLAAIYQRSFRVGPVIEPLLEQVSRELGETSSFYVRQGEQRLVLYRVEPARAVRVSIGVGDAFPIDRGASGKVLRAFTEPGDERWGEVRARLWAVSYGERDAETASASVPVFGATGELVGALTLSGPKQRLAAAPTMYAAVATLLKVARQATGVLGGNGARYDQGIAQLSMEQVMASGAIGAGDAD encoded by the coding sequence ATGGAAGACAACCAACCCGCCCAACCTGCCGGCGCCCCCGATACCTCCAGCGGCGTCGCTGTACTGGACCGCGCCTTCGCCATCCTCGGCGCCTTCGGGCCGACCGACGAGCGCCTGTCGCTGACCGAACTGTCGCGCCGCACCGACCTGTACAAGAGCACCGTGCTGCGCCTGCTGGCGGCGCTGGAGCATGGCGGCTATATCCGCAAGCTCGACGACGGCCAGTATGCGATCGGGCCGCAGCCGCTGCGGCTGGCGGCGATCTACCAGCGCTCGTTCCGCGTCGGTCCGGTGATCGAGCCGCTGCTCGAGCAGGTCAGCCGCGAACTGGGCGAAACCTCATCGTTCTACGTGCGCCAGGGCGAGCAGCGCCTCGTGCTCTACCGCGTCGAGCCGGCGCGCGCCGTGCGCGTCTCGATCGGCGTCGGCGATGCCTTCCCGATCGACCGCGGCGCCTCGGGCAAGGTGCTGCGCGCTTTCACCGAACCCGGCGACGAGCGATGGGGCGAAGTGCGGGCGCGGCTATGGGCGGTGTCGTATGGCGAGCGCGATGCCGAGACCGCCTCGGCCTCGGTGCCGGTGTTCGGCGCCACCGGCGAGCTGGTGGGCGCGCTGACCTTGTCGGGCCCGAAGCAGCGGCTTGCCGCGGCGCCGACGATGTACGCGGCAGTGGCAACGTTGCTCAAGGTCGCGCGGCAGGCCACCGGGGTGCTAGGCGGCAATGGCGCCCGCTACGACCAGGGCATCGCGCAGCTGAGCATGGAGCAGGTCATGGCCAGCGGCGCGATCGGTGCCGGGGATGCAGACTAG
- a CDS encoding catalase: MADKQARPRANNAAGQAAAGTPAGYGDARRGTGGELHQTAGSSHPPLTTAQGIPIPDNQNSLRANPRGPTLLEDFILREKITHFDHERIPERIVHARGSAAHGYFELTESLAAFTTARMLTEVGEKTPVFTRFSTVAGGAGSVDTPRDVRGFAVKFYTKEGNWDLVGNNIPVFFIQDAMKFPDVVHSVKMEPDRGFPQSASAHDTFWDFISLTPESMHMVMWIMSDRTIPRSLRMIEGFGVHSFRLLDGQGNSTFVKFHWRPRLGLQSTVWDEAVKIAGADPDFHRRDLFNAIQSGNFPEWELGVQLFTEDDAAKFPFDHLDPTKIIPEETVPLKIVGRMVLDRWPDNFFAETEQVAFCPANIVPGVDFSNDPLLQGRLFSYLDTQLLRLGSPNFHQIPVNAPKCPFAHHQRDGKMQMEVPRGRVAYDPSSLDDASPREAPDLGFPNARVPEQGDKGRIRAESFADHYSQARMFFRSQNRAEQAHIASALVFELSKVEHVHVRERMVAHLRNIDEGLGRRVADGLALDRVPDPLPTAAPVQDLPPSPALQIIDRMKDTLQGREVGILVADGSDGATVEAIRQAAATAGATVRIVAPKVGGAVMADGSRLAADGQLAGTPSVMFDAVAVVLSADGAAQLAQESAALDFVCFAYAHLKAIAADAGGDALLAQANLKPDNGVVPAGDTARFIAAAKTRQWDREPQVRMLA; the protein is encoded by the coding sequence ATGGCCGACAAACAGGCAAGGCCCAGGGCAAACAACGCTGCAGGCCAGGCGGCAGCAGGCACGCCGGCGGGCTACGGCGACGCCCGGCGCGGCACCGGCGGCGAACTGCACCAGACTGCCGGCAGCAGCCATCCGCCGCTGACCACCGCGCAGGGCATTCCCATTCCGGACAACCAGAACTCGCTCAGGGCAAATCCGCGCGGCCCGACTTTGCTCGAAGATTTCATCCTGCGCGAAAAAATTACACACTTCGACCATGAGCGCATCCCGGAGCGGATCGTCCACGCACGCGGCTCGGCCGCGCATGGCTACTTCGAGCTGACCGAGTCGCTCGCGGCTTTCACCACCGCCAGGATGCTGACCGAAGTCGGCGAGAAAACGCCGGTCTTTACCCGCTTTTCCACCGTGGCCGGCGGTGCGGGTTCGGTCGACACGCCGCGCGACGTGCGCGGCTTCGCGGTCAAGTTCTATACCAAGGAAGGCAACTGGGACCTGGTCGGCAACAACATCCCGGTGTTCTTTATCCAGGACGCGATGAAATTCCCGGACGTGGTCCACTCCGTCAAGATGGAGCCGGACCGGGGCTTCCCGCAATCGGCCAGCGCGCACGACACCTTCTGGGATTTCATCTCGCTTACGCCCGAGTCGATGCACATGGTGATGTGGATCATGTCGGACCGCACCATCCCGCGCTCGCTGCGCATGATCGAAGGCTTTGGCGTGCATAGCTTCCGGCTGCTCGACGGGCAGGGCAACTCCACCTTCGTCAAGTTTCACTGGCGGCCCAGGCTGGGCTTGCAGTCGACCGTGTGGGACGAGGCGGTCAAGATCGCCGGCGCCGATCCCGACTTCCATCGCCGCGACCTGTTCAACGCGATCCAGTCGGGCAACTTCCCTGAATGGGAACTGGGCGTGCAGCTCTTTACCGAGGACGACGCGGCGAAATTTCCGTTCGACCACCTCGATCCCACCAAGATCATCCCGGAAGAGACGGTACCGCTGAAGATCGTCGGCCGCATGGTGCTCGACCGCTGGCCCGACAACTTCTTTGCCGAGACCGAGCAGGTGGCCTTCTGCCCGGCCAATATCGTGCCGGGCGTGGATTTCTCCAACGACCCGCTGCTGCAGGGGCGGCTGTTCTCCTATCTTGACACGCAGCTGCTGCGGCTGGGCTCGCCGAACTTCCACCAGATCCCGGTCAACGCGCCCAAGTGCCCGTTCGCCCACCACCAGCGCGACGGCAAGATGCAGATGGAGGTGCCGCGCGGACGCGTGGCCTATGATCCCAGCTCGCTCGACGACGCATCGCCGCGCGAGGCGCCGGACCTCGGCTTCCCGAACGCGCGCGTGCCCGAGCAGGGCGACAAGGGCCGCATCCGCGCCGAGAGCTTTGCCGACCACTACAGCCAGGCGCGCATGTTCTTTCGCAGCCAGAACCGCGCAGAACAGGCGCATATCGCCTCGGCGCTGGTGTTCGAGCTGTCCAAGGTCGAGCATGTGCACGTGCGCGAGCGCATGGTGGCGCACCTGCGCAATATCGACGAAGGCCTGGGCCGGCGCGTCGCCGACGGCCTGGCGCTGGACCGGGTGCCCGATCCGCTGCCCACCGCCGCACCGGTGCAGGACCTGCCGCCGTCACCGGCGCTGCAGATCATCGACCGCATGAAAGACACGCTGCAGGGGCGCGAGGTTGGCATCCTGGTTGCCGATGGCTCCGATGGCGCGACCGTCGAGGCGATCCGGCAGGCTGCGGCCACCGCCGGCGCCACGGTCAGGATCGTCGCGCCCAAGGTGGGCGGCGCGGTAATGGCCGACGGCTCCAGGCTGGCCGCCGACGGGCAGCTTGCCGGCACCCCATCCGTGATGTTCGACGCGGTGGCGGTGGTGCTGTCCGCCGACGGCGCGGCGCAGCTGGCGCAGGAAAGCGCGGCGCTGGACTTCGTCTGCTTTGCCTACGCGCACCTGAAAGCCATCGCGGCCGATGCCGGCGGCGATGCGCTGCTGGCGCAGGCCAACCTCAAGCCCGATAACGGGGTGGTGCCGGCCGGCGATACCGCGCGCTTTATCGCGGCCGCCAAGACGCGGCAGTGGGACCGCGAGCCGCAGGTGCGGATGCTGGCGTAA